Genomic DNA from Corylus avellana chromosome ca4, CavTom2PMs-1.0:
TCTAAAGTCAAAACTGCCGAGTGTCTCTCCCCAAAGAAGATACAACAGACGATCATAGAATGAGAACTCTTAACAAAGATTATATTGGAAGTTTACTTCCTACGGCCAAGTACCTCCAGCGCATACCCAAGTTCCTCCAACTCAAAACTGTCAGCAACTCGGTCcagatttttctttcattccttGTGGTTCAAACAACTCTCGTTTTTCGAATGAGAATGTGCAGGTTGTTGAAGGAGATGCTCCAAATAAATCTGTGTGGAACATTCGTATGTAGAAATCCTTATGGTCACGCTTTACACATGCAAGGAGTGAGAGGGTTCTCCCATAGGTCATAGTTTGGAAAGGTCTCTTCTGGCAATCCGGTCCGTGTCTGGTGGGTAACAACCACATCCTCAACAAAGGGCGCCCAGCCCATGTAGGGGTCGCCAAAAGATTTAGACATAAGCCCCTTATCGGGTTTTATAGATTTTTGGCGGTGACCCATGTACCTGCGTGCCCCAATTATAAGTTTAGCAAAGTTGCCTCCATGGGTCATCACAAACACATCAGACTTCAAGCAGACCAAGAAGTCGAGAGCTGCTAAGCTTGTCACATGCTTCCGGAAAACAACCAACTCCTCCTTAGTAGCCAACTCCTCTTTTGTAACCTGTTATAAACACTCAAAATAAGCatattaattaagaaaagaaaaatgaaaggcAACCTAACAGGAGTCTTCTCTCTcccaaatcctttttttttttttttttccatgcaAAAAGAACCGAAAAGCCATCTGACTTCCATGCCCTATAATGCCTTCCAAATATCCATGttctctcaaaattttgaagcataaaaaaataattatcagAAATGACTGCCACACCATCCAAAATATTAAAACCTATTATGAGACCGCACTTCATCAAACAAGTTCCGTGGGTAAAtgaaataagataataaattagATTTACCAAATTCGGGAACATGTTCCTGAGGGGCGCCATCCTGTTATGTCCACCATAGACCTGCCCTGAAGCAACATAAATTTGAGTTTCCTTAGGATAGCCCATTGCCCGAAGAAGCACAGCAACTTCTGAGGGCTCAAGAGGGCATCTTCCTTCCTTCCGCTTCTGAAGGGCCAAATTCCATAGATGGGAACCATTctgcatattaaatcatcaaaagTTGAGAAACACGTGTGAACAATGTTTCTATTAACTTTTACCCAGAAACCAGACAAAGTAGTATCATTCCTGGCCACCTTATAACGTCGAGGCCATTCCTTCTTTCTATATTCTGCCATTTTGCCTTTCTCCTCCCTTGTTCCCACAAAATCGCAGAACGATAGGCCTACCATCCCTTTCTCGAATCGAAGATGAAGAGCCCTATTTAAGGTAAATTCTTAATACAGTTGATATAATAACAAGACCGAGAATATTGTTCAGCAAACATACAGACCAATTTCACATACATATAAGGATTTGAACTGCCTGTGCGGTTTCTCATCCTTGATGCCAGTAAATCAGCCATCTGCTCTATCTCAGGAAGAAATTTCAGGGCATGATAATTGACCCTGCACCTTAGCCTGTTGATTTCtggagggacattgtcataCCTGAACCCAAATGATCGGCATGTTGTAATCATTCAATTTTCTTGGATGAGAGAAGAACTGTGACTGCAGTACaacatcaataataataaaaaattcatgacTTACCCAAGCCGATCCACAAAAGGTTTTAGTGCCATTatctttttctcctttattCGGGGCAGAACATTGTCAATGTAAAATTGTGCAGGTGCATACTTCGGAATGTTTTTTACTGTCCGTCTATAGAGCATAACAAAAATTGTGTAATTTGTAACCAATTGGCATCAATTAAATATCAAGATAATATGTTTATATTAGTTCAAGATTGTTGGCATTATAATTTATACGGTCAATGCAGACATTTTGTATTCACTAAAACCTTAAATAAACTATCTTGAAGTCCTATGTGAAAGATCTTTTGGTCCCTATATGACCGTCATTAAAAGCAACATCAGTTTTAATGAAGAGAACTCCGAATGAACAATTTCATCTATAgacatttctcataattttagtGCAATGATATATTTTGACCGACCAGATTTTGTCAAATGTAAAAGATTAAAGACAACAATTTATAAATCCTGCAGAGGAAAAACATGTGTTTTATTGACTTCAAGGTTATTGTATTTGTCAATAGCTCTAAACCAGAAACGTAAGAAGCCATCAAACCTTATACTTGTAAAAAGCTCCGATTTGTCAGTAAACCAGTCAGGGATATCACGAACAATTCGCACATCATTCTTCAGGTAGTCAATGAAATGATCTACATCAAAGATGTCTTCAAATTTCCTGCAGAAATTTATAGAGAATAGTAAATATAGGTGTTCTGGAAAAAACATTACCATGCAATGCCCATAAGCTATGGCTTAAATGGCAATTCCTCCACCATAAAGAATGAGGTGAAGGATGAGGTCATGGTTCAAGACCCACTAGGTCATGGAGGAATGGGTGGTTGCAGCAGCATCGTTGCTAGTGAGAGTGGTTTTGGTAGGCACAATGGAAACATGTGATTGGGAGTGTATTTTGGAGGTGTTGAAAAAGGATGGCACCAGACACCAAGTGCATGTGAGAATAATGTTGGAGGCAAAAGACACGGCTTCTAATAGTGGCGTACTTTATATAATTGTGATGGAAGCAATTTGACCGTGGCAACCACAAAGACTCTTGATGATGGGAGAGTAAGTGCCAGTGGAGTTGGAAATTTAAGCGCCAGTGTGGAATTTTGTGAGTGTGGTGCTAACAGTGGTAGGTATTCTTGGAGTGTTTGGGATAGTAACAATGCAATTTTCATTGTAGCAAACTTGAAATATCCTTATTCCTTCCTAATGAGGTATTGAAGATGGGGGAACTAggaattcaaacaaaaaattgaaaactttcaTTTAATTCCAAAAAGAACCttataacaaaagaaataaaagttggGAACCAATTAGATTCTAATTATGAATTCCTCTCCAACATACTACAGGCTAAAGAAATGCGAATAACTAGCTGCTTAGAGAAGAATTTAAAAGCTGCAATATTACAACATAGTTTTTTCAGATTTTGTTGTATATGAGTAAGAGATGTCTGGTTGAAAGGCACAATGATACATATGCACATCATTAACCAGAATCAGTCAGATGTCTCACTTTCTAGAACTACAGAAACTTATGTACAAAATAGGAAAGGCTGACACATAGAAGCGAGGATTTGCAAGAGTCAATGTTAACACGATACTTGAtgcttttctttaatttttccaaCTATAGATATTTCTTGTCATTGCCAAGGCTAATCCTGATAAACATGAAATTATGAAGGGCAAAAAGTTCTTTAATGAAAAAATCagatatatattcttttttattcttatcaCTCAACAACTTAATAACTTCATTTTGATATTGAGATATATTAGAATTTTTATAACTAGAGttatttttatcaataaatttGTAGAAATTATTCCAGAACAAATCAATAGTTTGTTTCTTACTTGATTCATCTCTACTGCTACGGCTACCATTATTAGAATAAGACCGTACGAACATCTTCAATTCAAGTTGCAGTTTTATAGcatataaaaggaaaacaattgAAGGTGAAATCTTTTgaagtttcaatttttcatgACATATATTGAAAATGGgaacattagtttttttttttttttttttttttttttttttaattataagtaGAAATGGGAACTTTAGTATCATAGAATTCATACTCCCACTGTTTATTTATACTTATATGAATCTGTGAGTATACGGGCTTCAACATACAAATGTACAGCAGCAGTATCAGTCAAGATGTCTCACGTTTGGTCTTTCCAGATCTGGTCTTGCTTCAACACTGGCAAAATAAGGGTGGCATTCATTATCTTAGCCACTGCAACTGCATTGCATATCTGTACGCCAGAAAGGTTCAGAAAGGTAGATTGTTGTGAGGTTATCAGcaatttgatatataaacatacATCCATGCTCTATATATTGCTAAACAGAAGGAATGATCTTAAATCTTGCTTGACCAAATATATAGTAGCAATAAAGTGAGGCTGAACAATGAATTACAGCACCAGTTTAAATGATTAAACACAATAGAAATGGTACTATAATCACCAATTTTGTGAGTCGCATTTAGTTGGTTAATTTCACTAAGTAAGTTATATCTTAACCATCAATCCCTCAAATCATGACATGAAGGTACAACGTTACATAATCACACGCATATACTCCACCagagaaatgtttattttcACCCATATAGTTCACTACAACTTTCTCAACACATTTATATTGAAAAACCATGATATACGCCACCAAGTATATCAGGAGAGTAGTGAGGTATATGCGAACAGTTAATATAAGCAGATTTTTTTAAGTAGATGTTGAAGTAATAATTTTGCAATGTTGTACAATAAATGTGTAGATTAACAACAATATAAAGATAAACAGAACTATCTTAATCAGATTAGAATTTTTCAGCAAAGAAGTCATACAGCAATTCTTTGTTGATTTAGACCACCCTCAGCATAGATGAATATATAGCCATTTGTTTCATTTTCAGAAGGAAGATCTGCAAAGAGCCAACAAAGTTGCTAGGATAAAAAGGAACATATATGTACAGCAAACTTGGAACTAGtaattgagaattttaaaataaccaTACCAGAAGAAGGTGTGGAGAATAGAATAGCATCTAGATCATTTCTTACATAAACAAGACAAGCTCAATCCAGGTTTAAATGCAAATTCTATTCAACACATTCTTTAATCCAAGTCCAATCATACAATTTTACAGAAGGAATACAGGAAGTATATCCTCATAATAGAATTTCAGTGTAAAGGCAACAATATGTGAAACCTGATTCCTGTGTTGTAACAAAAGGCAgaaattgctaaaaatattgCCATAGAGCAACCTAGAGAAGTTTTCCAggtaaacagaaaaaaaaaattccattcaCACCAAAAAAAGGTGTTATGGCAAATTGGCAACTGATGAATCCCAGTGCACTAAGGCACTAAATTATTTTCCAAGTACCGCATAGGCCCCAGAACATTAAATAGCAATCCAACTTAGTTATGATGGATACCACTCAAAGCATGTCACATTTACTAGTTAGATGAATGGACTCTAGGCCTCACATTAGGTACTAAAATGGCAAATCAGAAGTAAATTTCCTGAATAGAACTATCCTTCTCAGTTCCACATATGTTTTTATCTATATGGCCCTATGAACTGGAGAAGATGATCCCCATATACATTATTGAACAAAACAGAATGTCACCTGATATTCCACCATCGTGGCGCTCAGCACAAGACTTCCAGGATGTGGTGGCAGAGTAAGGATTCTCCCAGAGTGAAGGAGCTTCCTTGACCTAAAAATAGCATAAGATAGACCTTCGGCACAAATCAACAAGCATATTGTGagcaaaaggaaagaaatgacCAAAAGAAGGTCATTGAAGAACTTACATATGGGCAGTGAAGAACAATCCCATCTTTTTTACACAAGTAAGGGGCATTCTACAATACATTGAAAGCAAAGTCAGTTGTGCGGTATATGAAGGCAAGAGTCATATTTGAGAATGCCAAagccaaaatatttttaatctgTATTTCTCAGTATTAGCAATTTAGCAGCACTCACGACCTTCTCGTTCATGATAATGCATGCATTCATTATATATGAACAAAAGTCCATGAGGTAAATAGAATTGCCAGAATCAGAAGCTAGAAGCATGACAATTGCTGAAACTCTATGAGATCACAGAAGACAGTACATCTTCTTTGAAGTTGCACCACAGCACATAACCCAAAACAAATCAACAAATATGAATGCAATATAGTCATCTCTGAGCTCAGTGAGCTGCATCCACATAAGGCCAGCTTTCAACCTTTAAAACCAATCCAGTTCAGAAGTGTGACAATATCGAGCTTACCaattcaaaacttcaaaagccAGAGCACGCTTTAAATTTTAATGCAATAAATGTTAATGCAAACAAATATCCTTAAATGAATACAGAGGTTGATGCAGATTAGCATCCAAACCTCCTAAAATCAAAACATTCATAGGCAAGATTCAACTACACTCTTGACTGTTTTCTGACAAAGCATTTAAACGTCATTAAATATTACTGaaacaaaataatagaaaataaacaattaaaaaaaccaCTCAATAATGCCTAATTCATTAATTATCCTCACTGGAGTCGTACtgtttgaatttcattggatttttgttttccacATTTTCTGAGCAACAAAACACAAGCAATAGGCGAGGAAAAACCGAGGGCGGCACAGCTCTACAAATCGAATTCCAAAATGCAGAGCATCAGGGAATAAGAGTACTAACCAACCGGTTCACGATTGAGAAAACTGAAATCGCACCAGCGAGAACGATAACGAATATGAAGAACAGAGAGATTCTGGAGTTGTACGGAGAAACCCTAGCGTCGTCGCTAAAGAAGGGGCATAGGGACTGGAAATTGTACCAGGACGGACGGTCACGATCCTTCGAGGCGTGGCGATCGTGATCGTCGTCGTCGTTGGGCTGGCTATCGGGAAACAGAGGGGACGAGACGTCGTCGCGCTTCATCGGAGACGAAGTGGCGCGGCTCCCGATCGAGCTCGAGTGCCTGAGCTCAACCATGGCTCGCTTGGGACTGAAAGCCAGCTCTTTATTTTCACCTTTTtgctctttttaattttttttcttctcctctttgCTTTGGTTCGTGGTATTGGTGAGTCGTGACTGACTACTGTGTGGAAAGTTCGTCTCTCTTTATATGCGGTCCATGTGAGTTCAGATCGGGAGGAGCTCTGCACCTTAAATGCTGGATATGTAATTACGTGGATAGGCTAAGGGCATTTGGTCATTGAACTGCATTGATTCGGAACAACATTTATAATATGGTCTTTTCATTGTCACTGAAATCCACATGACATAATGATCTTATGATCGTGATGATCTGAAGTTTAACCTCACAATTATGTAGGTTAAACAATACTATGAGAGATCTAAAAGTTGGATTTAGTGGCATACAAAATATGGTGAAATTCAATCCAATCATACAAACATACAAACTTTGTTGTTGTATTCTCTATCTTCGGGGGAGATGAAGCGGCAACACCACTTTCGATACATAAGTCAGTAAAAAGCATAGAcgtgaaaattaagaaaatagataaagatTAGAATATAAGAGCATATTTCGATCTAACCTCCTTATATTAGTTATATAGGCCAAATATCATTTTATGTCATGTGCTTTCATAAGAAAATTGTCATCCAATGACCATTAATTTGGCCTTTGATTGTGCAATTGATTTTGATCTGCCTTCTTTTAGTGAACTATCTTTCATAAGCGGGTGCATTCATTGTTTTTCATGGAAGATGGTTAAGTAATATGATGTTCCCCTCATGGAGGTGTGCTTTTCATGCAAGGTTTGGTTTTGGTGAGTTTGCTGGTGCTTTGGGGCCACATTTAGGTTGGCTGTCATGTGGGCCTTGTAGGCTATCGGTTGATCTTGTGAGCCTAGTGGGATGTCAAACGGGCGTGTGGGCCTAACGGGATATCGAATGATCTTGTGGGCCTGACAAGATGTCAAACGAGTGTCATgttattacattatttaaaatttgggttaaatactaaatactcccTTGgagtttcacaactttattttttttccccctatggtttgatttttatcacaagaggtctttatagttttgataatagaccaaattagtcatctatcagttgactgttagttgacttaacggaattccacgtgaaccaatcagatgCTGACATGTGGCACTTacttactttttaattttaattttttaaatgtatatataaatttttttgaaaaaaaagaaaaggaaaaaaattgggggtggccagatggccaaagggggtggccgagccacctccaattttttttttttttttataatttttttttgttgttttgtttttaattttaaaaaattaagtaggtgtcacgtgtcaacatctgattggtctacgtgaaattccgttaagttaactaacggtcaactgacagaacgactaatttggtctattatcaaaaccacagagacctcttgtgataaaaatcaaaccctaagggggaaaaataaagttgtgaaaccccatggggtatttagtatttaatccttaaaatttttgaaaaccacCATATTTGTAAGTGAAATATTAGGTAATCTCCTCATGTTTTTATGGTGTCCCCCTAATCATAGGTGagtattatttaaataataataataataaaaaatagcacTTCTCTCACTTGGTTTTTAACAAATCATGGAATGAAATTTTCTAGTGGGTTGCTGGCCTAAGAGAGGCCCAAAATATTGGcccaataaaaaatttgaaacaaaaagatAGGGGTGTGAGGTTTGAGGGAAATTGAAAGCAAGAACAATGACTGGTGGGCTGTAAGATcccttccaagttccaacagtTTTTCCTACTTCGCTTTCTTAATGTATACTTGCCGAAGTTCTTTCCAAACCAAAGTTTTTTCCTCGCTCTCTcgcccctctctctccctctgcgTTACGACCATTTGAGGTATTTGTCTCTCTCCCTTTCGTCTCGCTCTCTGTCTCTCGCGCGAATCTGCCTCTCCCTTTCTCGTCactgtctctttctctctctcaaattttctttctctgtgAGTTTGGGATTTCTATGAGTATCTACTTGATGAACACAAATTTTGGTAAATGGTGGTGTCCTGGTGGGAACCGAAATTTGTTCTATACATCTCGAATTGGCCCCAAATGGTTTAACGATTTCTGAAATGGATTGAGACTAAATTGTTTGCTATACCCATTAGTTGGTTTAACTGAAATTTTGGTCAATCctagaaattgaaattgattGGGTTGAAGTTTGCTGAGATTCTGTGTTGAAAGAAGCTTGATTGTGATTTCTGATTGGGTTATTGAAGTAGCCTACTGTAGtaaatttttggttgattttgttGGGTCTCTGTTGGTTCGGCTGAGTATGGCTAAATACCCAGTTGGTCTGTAGCTTTACTTTGGCTATGGCCGAATTGAAGAAGAGGGGGATTTTGGAGTTTGGGTATTGTTTTTCTGGTTTGGCTGATTGGGAATGTTATTCTTAAAGTTTGATATCTTCATTCTCGATTGATGGAAGGGGACTGTTGGGTGGTTGATTTTGTCTTTGCCGAATGTGTGTGTTGTTTGGAAAATTCTATTGTAATTTTAGGCATCCATGTGTAGTAATATCAATGATTGTAATTTGTAGTGGTCTTTCACACAAGAGACTGGTAGTGTTCGAGGATTTCTGACTAGGCAGTATAGTGTTGCTACCAGTTGTATAAACACTTCAGAAAGTTTACCTCCTTTGATAAATGATGCTACTATGTTGTTTTAAAGATTCACTAATAAGGTTATAAATTGTAGTGTTGGTTTTCCAATTTCACTTATGGATCTCAAGGTATAGATAGGTGCTGTACGAAGTTAGGACGAAGAAAAGGTTCATCTAAGCAACAATTGAACTTCGGATGGCAATTTGTCTGCcggtttcttttgttttccataatgcttttgttttcttcttgattaGGATAACAGTGTAGACTACTTGGAGTAAATTAATTATGGGCAAGAGAAGGGTgcaagtgaagtttccccaaattttTAA
This window encodes:
- the LOC132177418 gene encoding protein PECTIC ARABINOGALACTAN SYNTHESIS-RELATED; amino-acid sequence: MVELRHSSSIGSRATSSPMKRDDVSSPLFPDSQPNDDDDHDRHASKDRDRPSWYNFQSLCPFFSDDARVSPYNSRISLFFIFVIVLAGAISVFSIVNRLNAPYLCKKDGIVLHCPYVKEAPSLWENPYSATTSWKSCAERHDGGISDLPSENETNGYIFIYAEGGLNQQRIAICNAVAVAKIMNATLILPVLKQDQIWKDQTKFEDIFDVDHFIDYLKNDVRIVRDIPDWFTDKSELFTSIRRTVKNIPKYAPAQFYIDNVLPRIKEKKIMALKPFVDRLGYDNVPPEINRLRCRVNYHALKFLPEIEQMADLLASRMRNRTGSSNPYMALHLRFEKGMVGLSFCDFVGTREEKGKMAEYRKKEWPRRYKNGSHLWNLALQKRKEGRCPLEPSEVAVLLRAMGYPKETQIYVASGQVYGGHNRMAPLRNMFPNLVTKEELATKEELVVFRKHVTSLAALDFLVCLKSDVFVMTHGGNFAKLIIGARRYMGHRQKSIKPDKGLMSKSFGDPYMGWAPFVEDVVVTHQTRTGLPEETFPNYDLWENPLTPCMCKA